In the Nerophis ophidion isolate RoL-2023_Sa linkage group LG01, RoL_Noph_v1.0, whole genome shotgun sequence genome, one interval contains:
- the LOC133549373 gene encoding gastrula zinc finger protein XlCGF57.1-like isoform X2 produces MDDYCYAKMATSCQRESERQSTTSSKSPTEIKTKSANVEQLIGHPEELTPQPQGECSTLKEEDPHSPHIKEEEEELCITLGAEEADLARLPLTVVSVKTEDDEEKPPETFPWSFPANVQQLIGHPEELPPRQQGGDFTWKQEASQPPDLKQEEEGGCLLEPEEADLTKLQLIVVSVKTEDDEEKPQPDNLLAPLSDSEVEDGVEKPLSSDTDCEGDMRTQTDDTNSKNHLSCSECAKSFMKKSNLIQHMRIHTGEKTFNCSVCGNSFTQKGNLSQHMKTHTGEKTFNCSVCGKSFSLKCNLTQHVRMHTGEKPFNCSVCGKNFSMKGSLTAHTRTHSGEKPFGCSACSKSFFRKGSLTQHMKKHTGEKLIYCSICGKCFITNSHLTEHMRKHTGEKPFSCSVCSKSYTQRSNLSEHMRTHRRNICELFS; encoded by the exons atggacgactactgctatgctaagatggcgacgtcatgtcaaagagaaagtgaaagacaATCAACAACTTCCAGCAAATCACCAACTGAGATAAAGACGAAAAGTGCAA ATGTGGAACAGCTGATTGGTCATCCAGAAGAACTTACCCCTCAGCCGCAAGGGGAATGTTCCACTTTGAAGGAGGAGGATCCACAttcccctcacattaaagaggaagaggaggagcttTGCATCACTCTCGGAGCGGAGGAAGCTGATCTCGCCAGGTTGCCACTGACGGTTGTCTCTGTcaagactgaagatgatgaagagaaaccacctGAGACCTTTCCTTGGTCGTTCCCTGCCAACGTCCAGCAGCTGATTGGTCATCCAGAAGAACTTCCTCCTCGTCAGCAGGGTGGGGACTTCACTTGGAAGCAGGAGGCTTCACAGCCACCCGACCTAAAACAGGAAGAGGAGGGAGGGTGCCTTCTGGAGCCAGAGGAAGCTGATCTCACCAAGTTACAACTGattgttgtctctgtgaagactgaagatgatgagGAGAAACCTCAACCAGACAACCTCCTAGCTCCACTTTCAGATAGTGAGGTTGAAGACGGGGTTGAAAaacctttgagcagcgatacagactgtgaaggtgatatgaggactcaaACTGACGACACAAACTCTAAAAACCATTTGAGCTGCTCAGAGTGTGCGAAAAGCTTTATGAAAAAGAGTAATTTGATccaacacatgagaatacacacaggagaaaaaacatttaattgttcagtttgtggtaataGCTTCACTCAAAAAGGAAATTTGAGTCAACACATGAaaacgcacacaggagaaaaaacatttaattgctcagtttgtggtaaaagctttTCTTTAAAGTGCAATTTGACTCAACATGTGAGAatgcacaccggagaaaaaccattCAATTGTTCAGTTTGCGGTAAAAACTTTTCTATGAAGGGCAGTTTGACCGCACACACGAGAACACACAGTGGTGAAAAGCCATTTGGTTGTTCCGCTTGTAGCAAAAGCTTTTTTCGAAAGGGCAGTTTGACTCAACATATGAAAAAGCACACTGGAGAAAAGCTAATTTATTGTTCAATATGCGGTAAATGCTTCATCACCAACAGccatttgactgaacacatgagaaagcacaccggagagaaaccatTCAGCTGCTCAGTTTGCAGTAAAAGCTATACTCAGAGAAGCAATTTGTCtgaacatatgagaacacaccGGAGAAACATCTGTGAGTTGTTCAGTTAG
- the LOC133549373 gene encoding gastrula zinc finger protein XlCGF57.1-like isoform X1: MDDYCYAKMATSCQRESERQSTTSSKSPTEIKTKSASKDVEQLIGHPEELTPQPQGECSTLKEEDPHSPHIKEEEEELCITLGAEEADLARLPLTVVSVKTEDDEEKPPETFPWSFPANVQQLIGHPEELPPRQQGGDFTWKQEASQPPDLKQEEEGGCLLEPEEADLTKLQLIVVSVKTEDDEEKPQPDNLLAPLSDSEVEDGVEKPLSSDTDCEGDMRTQTDDTNSKNHLSCSECAKSFMKKSNLIQHMRIHTGEKTFNCSVCGNSFTQKGNLSQHMKTHTGEKTFNCSVCGKSFSLKCNLTQHVRMHTGEKPFNCSVCGKNFSMKGSLTAHTRTHSGEKPFGCSACSKSFFRKGSLTQHMKKHTGEKLIYCSICGKCFITNSHLTEHMRKHTGEKPFSCSVCSKSYTQRSNLSEHMRTHRRNICELFS, translated from the exons atggacgactactgctatgctaagatggcgacgtcatgtcaaagagaaagtgaaagacaATCAACAACTTCCAGCAAATCACCAACTGAGATAAAGACGAAAAGTGCAAGTAAAG ATGTGGAACAGCTGATTGGTCATCCAGAAGAACTTACCCCTCAGCCGCAAGGGGAATGTTCCACTTTGAAGGAGGAGGATCCACAttcccctcacattaaagaggaagaggaggagcttTGCATCACTCTCGGAGCGGAGGAAGCTGATCTCGCCAGGTTGCCACTGACGGTTGTCTCTGTcaagactgaagatgatgaagagaaaccacctGAGACCTTTCCTTGGTCGTTCCCTGCCAACGTCCAGCAGCTGATTGGTCATCCAGAAGAACTTCCTCCTCGTCAGCAGGGTGGGGACTTCACTTGGAAGCAGGAGGCTTCACAGCCACCCGACCTAAAACAGGAAGAGGAGGGAGGGTGCCTTCTGGAGCCAGAGGAAGCTGATCTCACCAAGTTACAACTGattgttgtctctgtgaagactgaagatgatgagGAGAAACCTCAACCAGACAACCTCCTAGCTCCACTTTCAGATAGTGAGGTTGAAGACGGGGTTGAAAaacctttgagcagcgatacagactgtgaaggtgatatgaggactcaaACTGACGACACAAACTCTAAAAACCATTTGAGCTGCTCAGAGTGTGCGAAAAGCTTTATGAAAAAGAGTAATTTGATccaacacatgagaatacacacaggagaaaaaacatttaattgttcagtttgtggtaataGCTTCACTCAAAAAGGAAATTTGAGTCAACACATGAaaacgcacacaggagaaaaaacatttaattgctcagtttgtggtaaaagctttTCTTTAAAGTGCAATTTGACTCAACATGTGAGAatgcacaccggagaaaaaccattCAATTGTTCAGTTTGCGGTAAAAACTTTTCTATGAAGGGCAGTTTGACCGCACACACGAGAACACACAGTGGTGAAAAGCCATTTGGTTGTTCCGCTTGTAGCAAAAGCTTTTTTCGAAAGGGCAGTTTGACTCAACATATGAAAAAGCACACTGGAGAAAAGCTAATTTATTGTTCAATATGCGGTAAATGCTTCATCACCAACAGccatttgactgaacacatgagaaagcacaccggagagaaaccatTCAGCTGCTCAGTTTGCAGTAAAAGCTATACTCAGAGAAGCAATTTGTCtgaacatatgagaacacaccGGAGAAACATCTGTGAGTTGTTCAGTTAG
- the LOC133549383 gene encoding zinc finger protein OZF-like, producing the protein MDDYCYAKMVTSCKLQTEIRTKEEDVQQLIGHPEEMSPLSGGSSTFKQETSQPPHFKEEKKEHWTTQEGDCLLRLEEADFTKFPLTIVSVKTEDDEEKPQVANLLAPLSDSEAEDKVEVPLSSDTDCEGDIRTQIDNKHSQCSKKYLSCSVCAKSFTKKSNLTRHMTTHTGEKTFVCSVCGKSFSVKSGLTRHSKTHTEEKPCRCSVCGKSFSVKSSLTQHIRIHTGEKPFNCSVCGQSFNQKGSLTQHTRTHTGEKPFICSDCGKSFFSRPGLTQHIMKHTGQKSFLCSICGTGFCLKGHLTQHMRKHTGEKPFGCLVCGKSFSQKFNLTEHSRTHTRVTSYCSVCGKSFLSRPGLIRHAMTHTGGKAFSCSVCGKRFTHNSAMARHLVTHTGEKAFSCSVCARSYTQRSHLSHHMRTHTGEKTVSC; encoded by the exons atggacgactactgctacGCTAAGATGGTGACGTCATGTAAATTACAAACGGAGATCAGGACGAAGGAAGAAG acgtccagcagctgattgGTCATCCAGAAGAAATGTCCCCTCTGTCAGGGGGGAGCTCCACCTTTAAGCAGGAGACGTCACAGCCCCCGCACTTTAAAGAAGAAAAGAAGGAACACTGGACCACCCAGGAGGGAGACTGTCTTCTAAGgctggaggaagctgatttcaccAAGTTTCCTCTGActattgtctctgtgaagactgaagacgatgaagagaaaccacaagtagccaatctcttagctccactatcagatagtgaggctgaagacaAAGTTGAAGTGCCTTtaagcagcgatacagactgtgaggGTGATATCAGGACTCAAATAGACAACAAACACTCACAATGCTCTAAAAAGTATTTGAGCTGCTCGGTTTGTGCTAAAAGCTTTACAAAAAAGAGCAATTTGACGAGACACATGACGACGCATACCggagaaaaaacatttgtttgttcagtttgtggtaaaagctttTCTGTGAAAAGCGGTTTGACCAGACACAGCAAGACACATACAGAAGAAAAACCATGTAGATGTTCAGTTTGCGGCAAAAGCTTTTCTGTGAAGAGCAGTTTGACTCAACACATAAGAATACACACGGGGGAAAAGCCATTTAATTGCTCAGTTTGTGGTCAAAGCTTCAATCAAAAGGGCAGTTTGACTCAACACACGaggacacacacaggagaaaagccATTTATTTGCTCAGATTGTGGTAAAAGCTTCTTTTCCAGACCAGGTTTGACTCAACACATAATGAAACACACTGGGCAAAAATCATTTCTTTGCTCAATTTGTGGTACAGGTTTTTGTCTAAAGGGCCATTTGACTCAGCACATGAGAaagcacacgggagaaaaaccgtTCGGTTGtttagtttgtggcaaaagcttttctcaaaagtTCAACTTGACCGAACACAGCAGAACGCACACAAGAGTGACATCCTATTGTTCGGTTTGTGGTAAAAGCTTTCTTTCGAGACCCGGCTTGATTCGACACGCGATGACACACACCGGAGGAAAAGCCTTCAGTTGTTCAGTTTGCGGTAAACGATTCACGCACAACTCAGCCATGGCAAGGCACTTAgtaacacacaccggagaaaaagcTTTCAGTTGTTCGGTTTGTGCTAGAAGCTACACTCAACGTAGCCATCTGTCTcatcacatgagaacacacacgggagaaaaaacagtcagctgttaa
- the LOC133549355 gene encoding zinc finger protein 501-like: MAERQSPTEKRMKTADKDVQQLTGHPEGLLPQSPLRISTLKQEDPEPPYIKEEEEELWITREGECLLGREEADLTKLPLTVVSVKTEDDEEKPQPDHLSAPRSDSEAEDKVQEPLSSDTDAEDIGHPEELLPQSPGWISAPKQEASQPPNFDEEREDLWITREGGDLVKLPLPVFSVKTEDDEEKPLPDNLLAPLSDSETEDEVEVTLSSDTDSEVDMRTHTDNKHSKCAKKNRDKTRLRCSVCAKRFSKKSHLTDHMRTHTGEKPFNCSVCNKSCSLKGNLTQHMRMHTGERPFNCSVCGKRFPLKTHLTQHLRTHTGEKPFTCSVCGKHFKVKGSLTQHMRKHTGENPFHCSVCGKNFSKKGSFTQHMRTHTGEKPFDCSKCSKNFHTRRGLTLHIMKHTGQNPFSCSICGTSFFQKSQMMQHIRTHTGEKPFNCVVCEKSFSQKGSLTKHSRLHTEAKPFCCSACGKSFFTKQGLTRHKRTHTGEKQFKCSVCPASYSRQSHLSYHMRTHSSNNV, from the exons ATGGCTGAAAGACAATCACCAACGGAGAAAAGGATGAAAACTGCAGATAAAG acgtccagcagctgacTGGTCATCCAGAAGGACTTCTCCCCCAGTCGCCGCTGAGGAtctccactttgaagcaggaggaTCCAGAGCCCCcctacattaaagaggaagaggaggaactctggatCACTcgggagggagagtgtcttctaggacgagaggaagctgatcTCACCAAGTTGCCGCTGACTGtcgtctctgtgaagactgaagacgatgaagagaaaccacaaccAGACCACCTCTCAGCGCCACGATCAGACAGTGAGGCTGAAGACAAAGTTCAAgaacctttgagcagcgatacagacgcagaag ACATTGGTCATCCAGAAGAACTTCTACCCCAGTCGCCGGGGTGGATCTCTGCTCCGAAGCAGGAGGCTTCACAGCCCCCCAACTTTGATGAGGAAAGGGAGGATCTTTGGATCACTCGGGAGGGAGGTGATCTCGTCAAGTTGCCACTGCCTGTtttctctgtgaagactgaagatgatgaagagaaaccactaCCGGataacctcttagctccactatcagatagtgagactgaagacgaggttgaagtcactttgagcagcgatacagattCTGAAGttgatatgaggactcacactgacaacaaacactctaaATGCGCTAAAAAGAACAGAGATAAGACACGTTTAAGGTGCTCAGTTTGTGCAAAAAGATTTTCTAAAAAGAGCCATTTGACTgaccacatgagaacacataccggAGAAAAGCCATTTAATTGCTCCGTTTGCAATAAAAGCTGTTCTCTAAAGGGCAAtctgactcaacacatgagaatgCACACAGGAGAAAGACCAttcaattgttcagtttgtgggaaACGCTTTCCTCTAAAGACCCATTTGACTCAACACctgagaacgcacacaggagagAAACCGTTCAcgtgttcagtctgtggtaaacaCTTTAAAGTAAAGGGcagtttgactcaacacatgagaaaacacactggagaaaatccatttcattgttcagtttgtggtaaaaacTTTTCTAAAAAGGGCAGTTTCAcgcaacacatgagaacacacaccggagaaaaaccatttGATTGTTCTAAGTGCAGTAAAAACTTCCATACGCGACGAGGTTTGACGCTACACATAATGAAACACACCGGACAAAATCCATTTagttgttcaatctgtggtacgAGCTTTTTTCAAAAGAGCCAAATGATGCAACACATAAGaacgcacaccggagaaaaaccatttaattgtgTGGTTTGTGagaaaagcttttctcaaaaggGCAGTTTGACCAAACACAGCAGACTACACACAGAAGCGAAACCTTTTTGTTGCTCAGCTTGCGGGAAAAGCTTTTTTACCAAACAAGGTTTGACTCGACACAAAAGAACTCACACGGGAGAAAAACAATTCAAGTGTTCAGTCTGTCCAGCGAGCTATAGTCGCCAGAGTCATTTGTCCtatcacatgagaacacacagcaGTAACAACGTATAA